Below is a genomic region from Xylophilus sp. GW821-FHT01B05.
AGTCGACATTTATAGGTCGCAGGTACTGCTGAAAGAAGCGCCTTATTACCCTTCCATTGCCATTGACGAATGGATGTATCAAATTTAGATCGGCCACGAACGGCGTTAATGTCGCAACGAGTTTTACCCCATCCAGGCCGGCTAAATCAGCCGCGCGTGGAAATGACTCGAAGTAGCTTGTTAAGCAAATATTAATAAAAAATGGGTGGACAAATTTCTGTCCATTTCTCGTTGTGGAATTTTGTCTTACTTCCCCTGCACGAGGGTCCCCTGCGGCAAAGAGATCACGATGCATTTCCATTAGCAAATCACGATAGCTTTTTAAAGCATTAACGGGGGTGGGTTGAATATCTTTCGATGTGAATTTATATTCAAGGTATTTATGGATATTGGTTGTCGATTGATCCAATATCTCAGCACCATCCATGTTTTCATTGAAATAATTTGAATTATTGGGAATTGTGTAGAACGCGACTGGCAATGATGGAAGTGGTTTGAAAGCCTGTCCCGACGTTCTATGGATCTTCCATGCAGTATTTTTTAGCTCTTTTTTTGCATCTGCATCACTTAAAGAGTATCGTCCTCTTTTGGGGTTTAATATGGTTTTATATTTATTTGAATCAATCAGCAAATAGAAATCGGAAATATCTTGCGCCAAATAGAGGCCATGGTTCTCTATGTCAGATATGCTGCACTCCTCCAAGCCCAGCCCGATGCGCTCTGCAATCTCTTCAATTTCACTCAATTGAGGCAAATTGACTCCTATTGAGAATGCCGTCAGTAGATCGCTTTCGCTCACCGAAATGTCAAAATTTTGAGCAGCCATGCCAAGGCAAAATATTGGTGATAGTG
It encodes:
- a CDS encoding Fic family protein, whose protein sequence is MRKLKSHKEIWQVMKFFPTTDIALSPIFCLGMAAQNFDISVSESDLLTAFSIGVNLPQLSEIEEIAERIGLGLEECSISDIENHGLYLAQDISDFYLLIDSNKYKTILNPKRGRYSLSDADAKKELKNTAWKIHRTSGQAFKPLPSLPVAFYTIPNNSNYFNENMDGAEILDQSTTNIHKYLEYKFTSKDIQPTPVNALKSYRDLLMEMHRDLFAAGDPRAGEVRQNSTTRNGQKFVHPFFINICLTSYFESFPRAADLAGLDGVKLVATLTPFVADLNLIHPFVNGNGRVIRRFFQQYLRPINVDLDFSKATRSELYHAFFYAAIGNSSALAQLLTRSIRL